A stretch of Lathyrus oleraceus cultivar Zhongwan6 chromosome 6, CAAS_Psat_ZW6_1.0, whole genome shotgun sequence DNA encodes these proteins:
- the LOC127091300 gene encoding uncharacterized protein LOC127091300 — protein sequence MESSKRNIYSFKFKDPDLKNLRNLVSQMHLVYRINFGKNYGNLLSILNQQVDHTALITLAQFYDLPLRCFTFQDFQLAPTFEEFERLVRIPMKDKSLFEGTDESLPLEVIASALHMDEKEAKDNLETKGNTKGFSLSFLLERAHTLLKAESWDACYSAIALAIYGIVLFPNMDGFVDMTAICVFLTGNPVPTLLADVYYHISHRYTKENGLIACCAPLLYQWFLEHLPKTGAWVEQTNVSWPQRLGSL from the coding sequence ATGGAGTCAAGCAAGAGAAACATTTACTCCTTTAAGTTCAAGGATCCCGATCTGAAGAATTTACGTAACTTGGTTTCTCAGATGCACCTTGTATACAGAATCAACTTTGGAAAGAATTATGGCAATTTGCTCAGCATCCTCAATCAACAAGTGGACCATACAGCCTTGATCACTTTAGCCCAATTTTATGACttacctttaagatgcttcacattccaagacttccaGCTAGCACCAACATTTGAAGAATTCGAGCGTCTTGTTAGGATTCCTATGAAGGACAAGTCACTATTTGAAGGGACAGATGAATCTTTGCCCCTCGAGGTCATTGCTAGTGCGCTTCACATGGATGAAAAGGAAGCAAAAGACAACTTAGAGACCAAAGGGAATACCAAAGGGTTTTCACTAAGTTTTCTTTTGGAAAGAGCTCATACCCTATTGAAGGCAGAAAGTTGGGATGCTTGTTACTCTGCTATTGCATTGGCTATCTATGGCATCGTCCTATTCCCGAATATGGATGGTTTCGTAGACATGACTGCCATTTGTGTTTTCCTTACTGGGAACCCAGTACCCACTTTGTTAGCCGATGTCTATTATCACATAAGTCATAGGTATACTAAGGAGAATGGATTAattgcttgttgtgctcctttattGTATCAGTGGTTTCTAGAACATCTTCCGAAGACAGGTGCTTGGGTTGAACAGACAAATGTTAGTTGGCCTCAGAGATTAGGATCACTCTGA